Proteins encoded by one window of Dioscorea cayenensis subsp. rotundata cultivar TDr96_F1 chromosome 20, TDr96_F1_v2_PseudoChromosome.rev07_lg8_w22 25.fasta, whole genome shotgun sequence:
- the LOC120251851 gene encoding uncharacterized protein LOC120251851 translates to MDKSWITKPRNSLVYDQGVKTFIEFAFQHGAVNDMILCPCPTCGFSKRQKRAEVYDHLICKPYPKGYPIWHLHGESHPNETTNVEFSNNVASQSNIFVHDPIRDMVNDAFGVHDQSEEASPTLNEEGIHDNNATPNLNQHQSVADDFYDLSNDGQQPLYEGCANHSKLSFTLKLYHIKCLCGMSDKAMTMILELLNDAFPNIKIPRSFYDAKKTITKLGLNYEKIHACPNNCMLYWGNTEDEERQICKVCSTSRWKMKNDRSNDNSGNNRGRRKIPAKLVRYFPLKPRLQRSDTNVDGLLRHPRDCEAWKKFDLINSHFAADPRNVRLALATDGFNPYGSMNQSYSIWPIVLIPYNLPPWMCMKQASFIISTIIPGKQMPGNDIDVYLQPLIRELKELWCNGVNTYDSFKKEMFKMHAALLWTISDYPGLGNLSGWNVYTGRACVHCNYASDPCRLPYSRKWCFMGHRRFLATGHKFRLNKIRFNGEQELRNPPKILSGTEILQQVQDINITFGRLLDNQSAGKRRRGASTSRTEPQQWKKKSIFFELPYWEHNLIRHNLDVMHIEKNVCDNVLFTLLNDSSRSKDHVNACKDLKHMCCKPDLWPDDNGKFAAVVYTMNKQGKKLFLDTLKNICVPDGYASNISRCIDTTNLKIVGTLKSHDSHVLLQQFLPLAMREGLHDNVSAVLLELCSFFRQISGKVLSVTELDKFQDQIIVTLCHMEMLFPPSFFTLMIHLVVHLVDEAKLGSPVYYRWMYPIEMYLGILKSYVRNKARPEGSIAEDYIAQEVLTFCSRYFENIETIWNRPRRVDDEPAISQHPNARIAELFPYVGKEIGSSELLQRRQLRTRSRNPIEINRDHDKIQDYDKSLLLALVQGPINQAKRYSAYNVNGYKFRTLEREKGLKTQNSGVFGTFGTRS, encoded by the exons ATGGATAAATCCTGGATTACAAAGCCGCGAAACTCACTTGTTTATGACCAGGGAGTTAAGACCTTCATTGAGTTTGCTTTTCAGCATGGGGCAGTTAATGACATGATTTTATGTCCATGCCCTACATGTGGATTTAGTAAACGTCAAAAACGTGCAGAGGTGTACGATCATCTTATTTGCAAGCCTTACCCAAAAGGGTACCCAATTTGGCATCTACATGGGGAGTCCCATCCAAATGAAACAACCAATGTTGAATTCAGCAACAACGTTGCTTCACAAAGCAATATCTTTGTTCATGATCCAATTAGAGATATGGTAAATGATGCATTTGGAGTGCATGACCAATCGGAAGAGGCCTCACCCACATTAAATGAAGAGGGCATACATGACAACAACGCGACACCGAATTTGAACCAACATCAGAGTGTAGCTGATGATTTTTATGACTTATCAAATGACGGCCAACAACCACTTTACGAAGGATGTGCAAATCACTCAAAATTATCTTTCACATTGAAATTGTATCACATCAAGTGTCTTTGTGGAATGAGCGACAAAGCAATGACGATGATATTGGAGCTATTAAATGACGCTtttccaaatataaaaattccaAGATCTTTTTACGATGCGAAGAAAACCATCACAAAGCTTGGATTGAATTACGAGAAGATACATGCATGCCCAAACAATTGCATGCTTTATTGGGGAAACACAGAAGACGAAGAGAGACAAATTTGTAAGGTTTGTAGTACTTCCAGATGGAAAATGAAGAATGATAGGTCAAATGATAATTCTGGTAATAACAGAGGTCGAAGAAAGATTCCTGCGAAACTGGTTAGATATTTTCCATTAAAGCCTCGATTGCAACG CTCCGACACCAATGTTGATGGATTACTAAGACATCCAAGAGATTGTGAAGCATGGAAAAAGTTTGATTTGATAAACAGTCATTTTGCAGCAGACCCTCGAAATGTGCGGCTTGCATTAGCTACAGATGGATTTAATCCTTACGGCAGTATGAACCAAAGTTACAGTATTTGGCCAATTGTTCTCATCCCATACAACTTGCCACCATGGATGTGCATGAAGCAGGcatcatttattatttcaacaatAATACCTGGTAAACAAATGCCAGGAAATGATATAGATGTCTACTTACAGCCTTTGATAAGGGAGTTGAAAGAGTTGTGGTGTAATGGGGTTAACACATATGATTCTTTTAAAAAAGAGATGTTCAAAATGCATGCTGCTCTATTGTGGACAATTAGTGACTACCCTGGTCTTGGAAATTTATCTGGATGGAATGTTTACACTGGTCGTGCTTGTGTTCATTGCAACTATGCTTCTGATCCTTGTCGTTTGCCTTATAGTAGGAAGTGGTGTTTCATGGGACATCGACGCTTTCTTGCCACTGGCCATAAATTCAGATTAAATAAGATTAGATTCAATGGAGAGCAAGAGCTACGCAATCCTCCAAAAATATTGTCAGGGACAGAAATATTACAACAGGTTCAGGATATTAACATCACATTTGGTCGGTTATTGGATAATCAATCTGCGGGAAAAAGAAGACGTGGTGCAAGCACTTCTCGAACTGAACCAcaacaatggaagaagaagagcatATTCTTTGAGCTCCCGTATTGGGAACATAACTTGATACGTCACAATCTCGATGTGATGCATATAGAGAAGAATGTTTGTGACAATGTATTGTTCACATTGTTGAATGATAGTTCACGCTCAAAAGATCATGTAAATGCATGTAAAGATCTCAAACATATGTGTTGCAAGCCAGATCTATGGCCAGATGATAATGGGAAGTTTGCAGCAGTAGTTTATACAATGAATAAGCAAGGAAAGAAATTATTTCTAGATACTTTAAAGAATATTTGTGTGCCTGATGGATACGCAAGTAACATTTCTCGGTGCATCGATACTACTAATCTTAAAATTGTTGGGACATTGAAAAGCCATGACAGCCATGTACTTCTACAACAATTTTTACCACTAGCTATGCGTGAAGGGCTTCATGATAATGTATCTGCAGTGTTACTTGAGTTATGCTCATTTTTCCGACAAATATCTGGTAAAGTATTGAGTGTCACGGAGTTAGATAAATTCCAAGACCAAATTATAGTGACATTATGCCACATGGAAATGCTCTTCCCACCATCATTTTTCACATTGATGATTCATTTGGTCGTTCATTTGGTCGATGAAGCAAAACTCGGAAGTCCGGTCTACTACCGTTGGATGTATCCAATAGAAAT GTACTTGGGAATATTAAAGTCATACGTGCGTAACAAAGCACGACCAGAAGGATCTATTGCAGAGGATTATATCGCACAAGAAGTTCTTACTTTTTGTTCacgatattttgaaaatattgagaCAATTTGGAACCGACCTAGACGTGTCGATGATGAACCTGCCATTTCTCAGCATCCAAATGCTCGAATAGCAGAATTATTTCCGTATGTTGGGAAAGAAATTG GGAGTTCAGAATTGTTGCAAAGACGACAATTAAGGACTCGAAGTAGAAATCCTATTGAG ATCAACCGAGATCATGACAAGATCCAGGATTATGATAAAAGTTTGCTATTAGCTCTTGTACAAGGACCCATTAACCAAGCAAAACGATATTCTGCATACAATGTTAATGGGTACAAGTTTCGTACTTTGGAACGCGAGAAAGGATTGAAGACACAGAATAGTGGAGTTTTTGGCACATTTGGAACAAGGAGTTAG